GGTATGAAtgttaaaggtccagtgtgtagatgttagtggcatctagcagaacagcgTTGtttaatcccatgaaaataagaattgttatgtttttgttacctttaaaTGAGCCCtctatatctacatagggagtgggtcctcttccacggagcccaccatgtcGCACCATATGTATCtgcagtagcccagaatggacaaaccaaacaatggctctagagagggtctttcacatttttcacgaGTTTtacggccaccgtaggttcttaCACGCTTGGAAgcggagggtgaggggaggggtattcagttggttgcaatctgcaacctcactgctagatgacACTCAATCCTAAACACTGGTCTTTTAAGTAGGGCATCGCTCCAAGAGATTATTTACTCTTTACAGGGCTGAGAGAGACTCACAGGGATGAAGCcttgacattaaaaaacaaggCAACCTGTCTACAGTGCCTCCCATGTGcaaaccttttatttttttatattttaaaaagtatacaTATTTATTAGAATTCTATACTGCATCGTGATATGATTTTTTCTCAGTGCCTGCTGGGATTTCTCCTCAACGATCTCCCGAATGCCTCTGGCTCTGTATAAAATCCTTCCTTGCACAACTACTGGTTAGGAACATATCAGTCTTCACTGACATCTGCACATTCAcagattttttcccccatgtATTATTTTTACTCACTCCGCGCCTCCAGAAAGACCCTGAGTGCCTCTGGATCGACCTTCCGCCGGCTAGGAGCTTCAAACTCCGACTCCCAGGGCACGAGGGCCGGGTTAGCCCCGTGGTCCAGCAGCAAGTGGATGAAGGCCACCTCACATCCATGTCGCAGCACTGCATCCAGCAGGCAGGAGGCCAGGCCACGGGTCAGAGCCTCATGGCAAACAGGCCCAGTGTAGTTGAAGTCAGGCTGAGCGCCAGCCTGGAGCAGCACCCGAAAGCAGTGGAGGTGGTGGTAGGCAGCGCTGATGTAGAGAGGACACACCACTAATGTGTTGAGGGTGCGGGCACTTAAGAGGAGCCGGGGACCCAGCTGGTGATCCATGTCAACATCAGCTTTGAACCTGGAAGGGGCAACCACAGTTACcgttaaactttattttaatcatgGAGACATCTGAGGAAATTATAGTGGTTGACTGCAGAGAAAATCATCTTAATATAATACCCCAGAGGACTTCTTAAGGATGATGACACAGTATGTAACAATCCAGATTTAAGCTCATAAATTGCGGTTTGGAAATATGTGAGTAAGAATTTCTTTGAAAGCTCATACAGTCCTCATGAAATTAAAGATGTCGGGAAGACATGCTCATGACAGTTTTTGGTATTTGAGTCTTCTCAGATTGTTTGTCTTGTGAGATATTCAAGTGTCAGTGTGACTTATGTCCCATGTGGGCTGCTGTTGTTGACTGATGGGACTggaaagatttgtttttgtgcaaaagataaaagaagcctttaaaaaaaaagccaggaAATAACCTAAGCAGCCTGAAGCAGTGGAAAATATGACAACATACAGCTAGCAGTGAACCAAAATGATGACACCTTCATCACCATGCACTGCattgacataaaataaaaacgtcTCTAAACAAGAAGAGTGAAGGCTGAAGATATACTTTTTTTAATCATGGAGAGGAAAACAATGAttaacagaaatgtaattttcaatTTGCTGATATTCTTTGTGAAGCTAATATTCATAGGTTGatgacaaatagaaaaaaaaacaaaagttgcaACTTTCAAATTGTTAGTACGCTGCAATATACAGCAAATGTCTCACAATcaaaacagcaggaaaaagtcctttaaatctgttttttaacattgttCTCACTTACTAACATTGTACATGTGaccacatttgttttttgtgttaacACTATTTCTCTAAgcccacagtgatgtcttcaatgtgcctgttttgtccgaccaactgtccaaaacctAAATATTAAATTCAGGCATATATGACataaaaaagcatcaaatcttaCATTTAAGATGCTGAAACCAGTAAGTATTTTGCTtgacaaatgactgaaatgattaatcaattatcaaaatagttgctgattaattttctatcgaTCGACTAAGtcattaatcaactaatcgttgcagctctagttcaCTGTACTCACGACCCACATATGAGAAGAAAAATCTAATTTGAGATGCTCGTACAGCTACAGATCACCAACCCAGTACATCCAGGTTTTATTCGGATCCTCTCCTAACCTCACCTGATGAGCTCCTGCAGTATGTCCAGCCTTCCCACCCGTGCAGCGTGGTACAGCGGGGTACTACGGTGGTGGCGGCTTCCGTTGGGGTCAGCTCCAGCTTCAAGAAGGATCCGGACACAGTCCAGGTGACCGTTAACCACAGCTACATACAGGGCTGTTTGGCCTTTTACATCAACTAGATCCACCTCGGCACCCTGGGCGATCAGATAGGCCACGCACGGAGCGTGTCCTGCTGTGGCTGCAATCCGCAGAGGGGTGCAAGGAAGACAGCCACAACACCACACAGACTTCTCATTGATACGCCTGACACcaaagaagagaaatgagagGTTGTAGACTTAGATCCAACATAATGGATTTGAGCAATGTTTACATGAATGTACAATACACTTTCACTGGAATAAAGAGGATTTGCAGCCACACAAATGTatgcaaaaacaataatttaaacCAAAGCCTTAAAAATATCATTGCTTTGCTGTCAACAGAAACTAAAATATGTACCACAACTACCTGCTAAATTATACTGCCTTCAACACTACTGCCTCAGCCAAGTTGGCAGGGCAGGGCAAACCCAATGGGGTAAAACCTATTTTATTGAAGCATGTCGTAAACCATGTGGAGTGGAGATGAACTGACTTAAGCCAGTAATAATGGGTTTGCTGGGTGTGGACACAGAGCAAGTATGACTGGAGCATACAACCACTGTGGGATTGGGGTTAAATGTGTGATGACCACTATGAGGTGGTcctttgtgtgtctctctggGTTGTTCCAGACTCTGACACTTCCAGTACCTCTATGCAGACAGCCTGCCACTAACTCCAGTGTGAAGAGTTTCTGTGCATGATCCCTGCTGTGGCCACCGATTTCAAAGCACTGAAGCACGCTTTGATACTTTTGAGTGATGAAGAGAACAACACCCAGCACATGGCCTCTGTTATGCAGTGTAAGAATGTTCTGTGGTGGGGATGTTTAAGGACATATCCTGTGTCGCTCAAGCTGTCACTCAACACTGCACAGAAACCACAAACCACTTGGTGCCACACATGAACACTCTCTGGACAAAAGCTGCCAGCTCTGCAGTACAACAGTGTTACAGATTATTGTAAACCCCTaaaaacaataactaaataactaaaaatgTTGTAAAGGATATGTTTTTGTCAGCACATGTATGTTGCTTGTTGTTGGACACATTCAGTAATCTAAGAAAGCTTTATGTAAAGCAGAGATGTTGTAACATTATCtaccttttctctttctgtctgtcttgtctctCTACTTACAGTACAATGCTCTCCCTTCACCATGCAGACTGTGTAACAGTAGtggctttgtgttttttagtcgCCTTAATTAGCATTTGGCTTTTATTGTTTCCTTTATTCTTTTCCCAGTAAAGCGCCTTGTGACTTTGTTGACAAAAGTGTATTTTATAATCTCATTATTACGCTCCCTTACTGTCTGAAGCCGTCTTCCTGCAGCAGGTTCCTCAGGGTATCCAAATCCCCAACGTAGGCCGCGTTGTGGAGCCGCATGTCATCCTGCTCCAGAGGCTTGTCGCAGAACTGCTCCTGGAGCCATTCCTTTAAGTTTCGGCCTGGAGAGGACACACAGATTTAGGGGAGCTGAACTGTCAAATCTGGTCTTTTCTGTTCTTATTGTGCAATTTGTCGCCGACAAAAGATTAAATTTACTGTTGTAGAAAGCAAAatcacatcattaaaaaagcttcatactgtatatgctgtatTCTAGTTAATGCTCTCCTGCCTTCTTGACAGATTTTCATTAGACTGCATATTCAAAATACCAAAAGGCCCTGATGAATTAGTTGGAGGGTTGGTGGATCAcgctttttttttctcgctGCATCATTTGGTTACATAACTGTGCAAGAGTCCCTTCTGAATGtgggaagacacacacagtgattCGTTACTGACTGACAGGAGGTGCACACAGTAACCAGAACACCTGGTTAGTATATTAGCGATTTAATACAACACTACTGTACAAGCCGTCGCCTAAAAAACTTAGCATAGATGTGACTCAAGGCCTGGCTGACACAGTCTACTTAGAAATTTAACACAGGCTTCCCAAATGTAGTTGAGCTTGAAGGTTTGTCAAAATTCCCAGATGTACTTATAAATTAAACTATTGTGTTCTGTTATTATGTCCATTAGAGCCGCAACAATTAGCTGATCGTCAGAAATGTAATCACCAACTATTCTCATAAACATTTcaagcaattttttttaaaggaaaaatgctaaaaatctctggttccagctcatttaatgtgaatattttctggttttatttAGTCCtcaatgataataaactgaatatctttgggctgtggatgtttttcagaccaaaacaaaacatttcaggtGACATCTTTGGCTTTAGTAAAttatgattgacatttttcaccattttaaagaccaatcaactaatcagttaatcaagaaaacaatcaacacattcattaataatgaaaataatccttagctGCAGCCCTGATGTCCATCCCTTGTAGTCATATTTATCTAAACAGCTCTTCTGGTCATTCTCTTCCATTTATTGTAACTCTATAATTAGTATGACTACAAAAATGCAGATAGAGTGTTAGCAGGAGTGCAGACCTCTGTAATAATGAAGCTACAGATGTTGTTTTGAATCCACGGGCCACACCTTATTACGCAGGAGCCACCCTACACAACACATCTGTAATATCTGTGATGCGTATTAAAGCCTGTCTGGATTTGAGTTTGTTattctctctcatacacacacacacacacacacacacacacatatgggcTGCACTTGCAGGATACATGCTCCTGAGGACTGATGAATCATCGTAGCTCACAGCTGATTCAGCCATGGTTACCTGCAGCAGTGGCACTGGGCAGATCAGAAACAGTGATGAGCGGAGGGAAACTGATACCAGGCGGCTCGTCAACATCAGCCTCTGGACCCTCGGCCATGCTGCTGAAATGTCACACCGTCAACCTCAAAACTTATTGGTCGATTTCGGCAGCGGACTGACACTGACTTCCCCCCGAAACCCGACGATCTAAATCAGAGAGGAgacatcaaaataaacaaagttgACAGCGTGGATGACGGTGTCTGCTCAGCTCACTGCGTTACTTCCTGACTGCGCTCAGCTGGACTCATTTAAAGGGGAAACGACGATTTAATGTCTGAACAGAAGCAGATTGGACTCAAGACAGCCGCTTTTCTGTGGCTACAACATTGTATAAAAGGCAAactaataacaaaataaataaacaaactaattaatgaattaattaaaacgataataaatgttaaaaggaaacattttcCTGATTTTAGGATTTTAGAGGTGCAAAACTCCCCAAAGTTCCTCCTTCAGAAAATGTTAAACAGTCgcaaaaacatatatttttttaatgattactTAATTTTTatgaagttttttgttttgaattgtgtattatttttttcccctcagcaTGAAGGTCAGCATGTTTCAAAACCTTCTCCACACTTGGAATAAAGTTTTAATGTGGAAACAAACCaccctttatttattttgttatcctAAAATAAGTAAAATTCAAATATACTGTGTCTAAAAATGTTGGAATCAACCTTGGAAATATCCAAcatgtgttatgtttttaaaaaattgtctGCTACAATGCCCAATTCCCAGAAAAATATAGAGGACTTGTCCTCAGTATCCTCCTTGGTAATCCTTAATAGAAATAACATACAGTGGGAGAATATAGATTATTATAACtacaaaacagataaacacagacacaattctggttgaaaaaaacataatattacATAAATTGGAGCAAGTTGCActccaaaatgtccaaaatgtcaCTCAATAAGGAGTGTTATGTTTATTCGTGGAACTGTTATGGCCACATTCTGGATGATCATTATAAAGGTCAAAGAGCAGTTAAAAAAGACTTGTGATCCAAAGAGAGAAGTTTGGACTTTGTCCTGCAGATCCATGTTTCTGTGTACTAAAGGAGTTTCTGTGTACTAAAGGAGTATCTGCACTGCTGGCTGCAGTGCAGATACTCCTGGATGAATACAAAAACCGAAACCTGAAATGTTGTGTCAAccgtctttgtgtgtgtctgtggccAGTGGGTGGGTAACATACACCAGAGGCATGCGGCCATCTATGCTGCCTGATGACAGATGAACCATAAGACACTGAGCCTCTGGTGGTgctctaaaaataaatgatCGACAGTGCCATGTCCCCATAAGTGGACAGGTCGCTTACACACTTCCAAGCTCTGTGAACACAACCATATTTCATGGTGGGAAAGGTAATTCGATGTATTGATACAACAGATGCCACATCAGTtaataaccataaaaagtactgagagaacaataaaacacagttcaCAGTGATTTTCAAAATACTTTTAAGACATGCAGTATGAATCAAAACGTCAGTAAGTAAGCAGCCAGATTCAGACCCAACAGTATCACAAAGACTTGGAAAAAACAAAGTGCACTTCAGCCCAATGAATCCACACGTATGATTTAATGATAATTTAATTAATCTGGTCACGCTGCGAGAGATTTAAAAAGTCCACAAGGACACACAGAAGGCAGACCTGCTGAGAAAAGGGAATTAATGACAGACATTAATCAGTGAACATGCACCATAAAAGGCCAGAAAGCTATTGGCATTCATTCTGTAGTAAAATCTGTCTCCAAGTCACGGCCACGCTGCAAATTTGGGAGAGGTTATCTGACCGATCCAAACTCTATCCCTGTATTATATCCACACAAAGTGTAGTTAATTGTCAAGATTAAAGTCGGATTCAAGATAAAAGATTAAAGGATTAGTGAGTTACTAAAGACCACGGACGTGAAAATGAAAGTCACTCATTAGCAGCATGAACCATTGTGAAACTGAAAGGACAAAATCAATTcaggcttctttttttttaatagtgaaGAGGCAGCCATGTCTTTAAGTCACTTCTTCTTTGCAGAACCACAAATGCAGATGGACAATGGAGCTGTCCTTTCCATGGACTGCGCTCTAGTCGTGTTTTTTAATCCACCTGTTGAGACAGGGGGCCAGCGTCTTTGCTGAAAGCAGGTGTCCGTGCCTTCTGCATGGGGCCTTTTAGCTAAATCGCTGACTTGCGTCACAAATGCTCTGTCCAAATCTTGCTTAATAGCTTCTAaaggggctttttttttaatacattctgtgtgtgtgcgtgttgcaGCTGTTTTGTGGTGTGCCAGAGAAAAGTTGCTCCTAATGTTTCTTGAGGATCTTGAAAAGaacattaaatgttttacttCTGTCAGACTTCAAAAGAATAAAAGTCTCCTTGAGAGTGTGACTCAGCCATACCAGACTACATAATGACTTCATACGAACTCGTCAAAGTCACAAACCATTTATCATTCTGTTCATAATGTAAGTCGACTGCAGTCCATACCTCTCATTATGTTGCCATTATATGGTTTAATTGACTTTGAGTCTGTAGCTTTCACTAAACGGCACTCAGAAAAAGTTGCTACTCGGCTTtgactctttaaaaaaaaaaaaaaacaagacaaggaGACAAATATTTATTGCAATGTAACCGTTTATTTCACTCCACTACAAAATTATATAATTTGAACTATGATACAATCTCCACATATACATAATGTACAGTTTAAAGTGAAACTGAGGATATGATACAAATAGTTTACAGTGTAAATAATCCCGTCATATAAAGACATACGCATGAAGTTTCAGGTTCTCACGTTCCAGgataaatttagatttttcaaTAGGTTACTgttcacatttatatttgatAGACTGAATATAATACTGACATGAAAACTGAGTAAAATCAGACTAAATGATATAACATTTTGACTGTTGAATCCTCAAAGTGAATTACTCTCAATTAGATCTGTCAGATGAACAGTATTAACATAAATATTTCTCACTGAAGTCATGTAGTggtcccttttttttaaaatatcagcgTCATTTCACTTCTTTCCTGTAGCCGTTGATGCCCATAAACAGTCTAAACAAACAATATCTGCCAATCAGAAGCCATACATTTCTATCATGtctatctgtatttatttatgaccATCGTCATAAATAATTCAGGCTTCTACAACCAATTTACAAATTATATCATCCATTAAATATCTAAAGCAAAGATTACAGAACTGATTTATGTTTTCAGCACAGACATTTAGTCACCTATCCGTGACAATGACAGAGAGAATGGAAATGGGAAACATATGTTTTGATGGTCTACGGAGAAAAGGGGAGCAGTCTCTACAGTATTTATGGTcatcacatttataaaaagtGAAGGTAGTTTTGATACAACTAGAATTACTGGGCATTATGATAAAAATAAGCATTTAAAATAATGGATTACATTTGTAAATCCAATCTGGAAGTCACAGCAAGTgtttttttgaaattattttctgtaaacACAGGAAGTCTTCTATGTCTTCTGGAAGGCAAACatgcagtaaaaacaaacatgtagcTACTGCATGTGTATAATGTAAAGTTTAATTGctattattgtatttaattcAGGGTGATATAGGCCACTGAGGATGGATGactcctctgctcttcttctgttaTTTGTATTTCATTCATACGAGGACTTCGAGGAGATTTTGAGGGACAGTGGTTTAGTCTCACATCTCTATTCTCAAGTCTCCTACTACAGTTATCAGTCCAGTATTGCTTCATATTATCACGTTCGCTCTGTCTAGAAAGCACAacttttaaagtccaactgaaatcacatttagtcatcCCTTTTTTgctgtagaaaaaaatgtgtttttttaaaaatgtattaatagtctattattaaaaggaagaaaaaaaaggtctttggggaAACATCAGAAATTCTCCTTTTCATTTCAATCAGACTTTCAAGAAAAGGAGGCGGTAAGATTTTAccttatttcttcttcatttaaaggtagagtcattctggagaaagattgttgatatttcaACTAAACAACCAGACAAATACACCCCTTCAGAAGCTCCGCCtcccccaaattcatggacaTGCATTGCCATGGCGacaaccaaaagagaaatatggcggTATCCAGGGCGatgcgtcagctgtagagtcacttctttctccagaatcactgactctaccaTTAAAAAATTTAAAGTTCACACACAAAGTTTCCATCTAACCAAACATTGTGTATccatcacaaaaaaacagaacagtttGGCAAATCCTGCAGTACAAATCGAGTGGCGGGACCTCCACGACGGTGGCTATCCTGTACGTCACCTCAAGGACAATAGATACAAGCTTACTTTTCCCTGAAAGTACATAATATTACTGTGCCTACGTTATGTTTTATAAGATAAGTataagagagagaaggaaaaaattCTAACACTGCTTTGTTGCCAAAAAGCTTTCTACACGCAAAAGGTACCTCTCCTACTCAAAGTGCTGCGGTGCTTCAAAAGTGGAACAGTGAATGAAACGTATAGATAAACTGCGAGTATTGCTGTGAAAAATAGCTAAAGGGCAGGTTGGGTTAAGTagcttgaaagaaaaaaaggtttggAAGATCAGTATGGCATGAAAAAGGTCCCAAAACAAATTCAAACCTACCACAGTGATACACATTTCAGTCAACTAGGCCACCAGGACCCCGCACATATGTAGATTTCTCCAGTCAAGACCTAGAGAATGTATTTGAACTTTCCTCCTGTGTTCAACCAGCTGCAGGTGCCacaagaatatttttttaatgtttgattggATTAGTCTGCTTACTACTCCAATCAAACTGCACGTTCTATTCACTGCGGCAGCAAAGTTCAAAGTCCTCACGACCAGGAAAAATAACACGAGGcaacacacaagacaaaaaaaaaaggtgtgcCACACTCCCACAGAAACTTGGTCcaaacatgttaattatttttcattttggaatGTGTAGGGCTTTTGATGAACTGACCACGCGTTAAATACGACTTCAAAGTCAAGAGTTGTGCACTGACTCATTCTGCAAAGGCACCGTTATAGAAAAGGGGTAAAAGACAGGGTTGGTTAGTGTTCAGCGctggggggatttttttttatttattcatctatttatGTCAGTCACAGCAGTTGATACATCTCTAACGTCACTATGCACTTTTTCCACTTCATCAGCCAGAATAGCGCTACACCTCCAGACCATCGTATGGAAGCTGTTATTCGCCAAAATCTGACTGATGATGTTTATTTCCCAGTTTGGgtgtgcatgtatatgtttGGGTCCATCTCCTGTTCTGACAAAACCCCCCCTGAAAGTGCAGTGTTGTTCCAGCCTACGTCATCTGCAAGAAAAATGGTCTTACTGAATTATTCTGAAGTTCACCCCTACATCTTCAGTGCATTTATAGAAAAGTTTATGTTTCTAGGTCTCGTTTCTCACGTCAGGTTCTGGAAGAGAAGTTGATTCCGGTTACCATCTTCTGGAtcttttcttcattcttcagTATGTTGGATCTTACGGCACAAATCTTGTCCTGCTGGTCCTTGATCAGCTGCTCCAGCTCAGCTAGTTCTGCCTTGAGAGGCTCCACCGCCCGGTCTGTCGCTCTACGgcaaacacaagcaaacaaaaaaagataatcaatgaaattaaatgatctGAAAACAACTTGAAATAGCAGTACACTTGGCTGCTGATAAGAAAATTTAGTCATATGATAATGTGCACTAGTGTAGGAATTAAAATACACTTAACATGTGACTTTAAGGGTGTTCTGTGTGAGTacgagtgtgtgcgtgtgcccTCCCACCTCTGCTCTTGCAGCAAGGCCTGCGCATGTTCCTTGTTCTCCCGCCGCCAGGTGTGCAATTCAGCTTGCATGGCATCCATATCCTCCTGGATATAGTCCATGATCTTACCCAAAGGCAGGGTGCTGCGACACACCGTCTGGATGGATGAGCGGAGCCGCTCGATCTCCCGCGTCACCAGGTCCCGCTCTTTCTTCCGTGCTGCTTCAGACACCAAGTTCTGGATATGGAGGTGGTAAAGAGAATAGAGGAGGTTTGGGAGGTGAAAACAATGGAGACTTCAACATGTAAAGCTGacaaaagtcaaaaagaaaTTCTGGGAGCGTGCCGGCATTTAAGGAATGATTAACATCAACTCATTTTAACTCCATAAGCAGGTTCTTTTCATCAAAGTTGTAACAggcaaagaaagaaacaaaaacggTAACACAGCACTGCATCAAACAGCTCTAAGAACACGCACAAAAATCACTTGTGTGTCCCTAGACCAAAACATAATAAACTCTCTTTAGGAATTCTACCTTTGCCAGCGAAGTCTCAAATGCCCAGAACCAGAGCAAGGCTGCATTTAGTGGTTTAGGATTTCAAGGCTAAAAATGTTAGGCAGGAATCCTACCAACCTAGCTGTATATATAAAGATCAAAAGTGTGGCTGAATTGTGTTGGTTAACGTAGGGGGACTGGCTGACTGGCTGGTGAAGGCCTCTTCTGTATGGTGTGTGgttgagaggagggggggggggttcactATATCCCAATTACACTCAGTCTCTTGATGGCAAAAAGGAGGGGAAGGTATCAGGGAAGGACCTCCCTTGGCAGGGAGCAAACCCAAGGATGTTTGCTCAGCTGGGCTTCGCAAGGCCTCTAGACTGTGGAAGagcgtgtgtatatgtgtgtgtgtgtgtgtaatgagaaAGCACTCGGCGTTGCAACCctaaagccacacacacacacacactcatgcagacATAAAGACacgcatttacacacacacatacacacacactcaaacaccaACCAGAGGTTCAGGCGAAGTATACAGTGGATACACACAGCCCCCACCTGCACTCTTggtctttgtcttgtttattttagtAACAGGCTGTGGCAGTGGGGTTATTTTACTACAGTATTGAATAACAACTACTACACTTATACCTCCTTTCAAGTTCAGCTCTCTGCCCAATTCATGCTATTTGGCTACACAGATGGGAACACCTGTCTTTAGAAGGCATCAGTAATCATACTTGCGACTCGTAAACTAAATGACAGCTTCCTCCTCAAAACACACGATCTGTCAAA
This genomic interval from Thunnus thynnus chromosome 11, fThuThy2.1, whole genome shotgun sequence contains the following:
- the asb1 gene encoding ankyrin repeat and SOCS box protein 1, encoding MAEGPEADVDEPPGISFPPLITVSDLPSATAAGRNLKEWLQEQFCDKPLEQDDMRLHNAAYVGDLDTLRNLLQEDGFRQRINEKSVWCCGCLPCTPLRIAATAGHAPCVAYLIAQGAEVDLVDVKGQTALYVAVVNGHLDCVRILLEAGADPNGSRHHRSTPLYHAARVGRLDILQELIRFKADVDMDHQLGPRLLLSARTLNTLVVCPLYISAAYHHLHCFRVLLQAGAQPDFNYTGPVCHEALTRGLASCLLDAVLRHGCEVAFIHLLLDHGANPALVPWESEFEAPSRRKVDPEALRVFLEARRCPRRLTHLCRIRIRRAMGKSRLNHIPSLPLPQPIKNFLLHQN